In one Hymenobacter sp. DG25B genomic region, the following are encoded:
- a CDS encoding MlaD family protein — MSKEIKVALLAIAALALLYVGFRFLKGSNILSSNRTYYAKYDNVDGLTVGNPVLLNGIQVGQVKEMQLLPAEKNHIKVAIELGKNIVVGDSTVASLSGSLLGSKTITLFMGNNSKVYDGGEELRSYTVASITDAFQARALPVLGTVDSTLIKINSFLNKDAKKSLQATLLNAEGTSAELQKMLVANQANINQITSNMAQLTQALNVTSRKIDRIAANFSQLSDSLRTAPVGPALRNLNATVTEAQTAMKSLNQSLSESKGSLGKLINDDSLYTNLNATSASANALLVDLKANPKRYVHFSVFGGGGKEKTKKEIERKPDGELKVETKTVGSSAQPLAPSDTATTPKN; from the coding sequence GTGTCGAAAGAAATTAAAGTAGCCCTGCTGGCCATTGCGGCCCTAGCGTTGTTGTATGTGGGGTTCAGGTTCCTGAAAGGCAGCAATATTCTCTCCTCTAACCGCACCTACTACGCCAAGTACGACAACGTAGATGGCCTGACCGTGGGCAACCCGGTGTTGCTGAATGGCATTCAGGTAGGCCAGGTGAAGGAAATGCAACTGCTGCCGGCCGAAAAAAACCACATCAAAGTAGCCATAGAGCTAGGAAAGAATATTGTAGTCGGCGACTCTACCGTGGCCAGTCTCTCGGGTTCTTTGCTGGGCTCCAAAACCATTACCCTGTTCATGGGTAATAACTCGAAAGTGTACGATGGCGGCGAGGAGCTGCGCTCCTACACGGTGGCCAGCATTACCGATGCCTTCCAGGCCCGCGCCCTGCCCGTACTGGGTACAGTAGACTCCACGCTCATCAAAATAAACAGCTTCCTGAACAAGGATGCCAAAAAGAGCCTGCAGGCGACGCTGCTGAACGCCGAGGGCACCTCCGCCGAACTGCAGAAAATGCTGGTGGCCAACCAGGCCAACATCAACCAGATTACCAGCAACATGGCCCAGCTAACGCAGGCTCTGAACGTTACCTCCCGTAAAATTGACCGGATTGCGGCTAACTTCAGTCAGCTCAGTGACTCCCTGCGTACCGCGCCCGTAGGCCCCGCCCTGCGTAACCTGAACGCCACCGTTACAGAGGCACAAACCGCCATGAAGTCCCTGAATCAGTCCCTGAGCGAGTCTAAGGGCTCCCTGGGCAAGCTCATCAACGACGATTCCCTGTACACCAACCTGAATGCTACCTCGGCTTCGGCCAATGCCCTGCTGGTAGATCTGAAGGCCAACCCCAAGCGCTACGTGCACTTCTCCGTGTTTGGTGGGGGGGGCAAGGAGAAAACCAAGAAGGAAATTGAACGCAAGCCCGATGGCGAGCTGAAAGTGGAAACCAAAACCGTAGGTAGCTCCGCGCAGCCCCTGGCACCTTCCGATACGGCCACAACGCCTAAAAACTAA
- a CDS encoding N-acetylmuramoyl-L-alanine amidase: MRNIVALGTLGLMLLTGSPAPSASSSFPASASRHTQRYKLRTVVLDAGHGGKDRGCAGVKAREADVSLKLILELGRQIEANMPDVKVVYTRKTDVFVELSDRAGIANKHNADLFISIHCNAGPSVAHGTEVWTMGPHKTDANLGVAKRENAVILQEDNYQERYNGFDPHSPQSHILFSLFQSAYMVNSIRFAQKVDQQFRTAVRRPSRGVKQAGFLVLWKTAMPSVLIEAGFLTNPGEERYLNDKSGQSYMASGVYRAFKEYKQELEATTAD, encoded by the coding sequence GTGCGGAATATTGTCGCTCTTGGTACTCTAGGCCTGATGCTCCTCACCGGCAGCCCGGCCCCATCCGCTTCTTCCTCGTTTCCAGCCTCGGCCAGCCGCCACACGCAGCGCTACAAGCTGCGCACCGTGGTGCTGGATGCCGGGCACGGCGGAAAAGACCGGGGCTGCGCCGGCGTGAAAGCCCGCGAGGCCGATGTTTCGCTGAAGCTGATTCTGGAGCTGGGCCGGCAGATAGAAGCCAATATGCCGGATGTAAAAGTAGTATACACCCGCAAAACCGATGTGTTTGTGGAGCTGTCCGACCGGGCCGGCATTGCCAATAAGCACAATGCCGACCTCTTCATCAGCATTCACTGCAATGCCGGGCCTTCCGTAGCGCACGGCACGGAGGTCTGGACGATGGGGCCGCACAAGACCGATGCCAACCTGGGCGTGGCCAAGCGCGAAAACGCCGTAATCCTGCAGGAAGACAATTATCAGGAGCGCTACAATGGCTTCGACCCGCACTCGCCGCAGAGCCATATTCTGTTTTCGCTGTTCCAGAGTGCTTATATGGTCAACAGTATTCGCTTTGCGCAGAAAGTGGATCAGCAATTTCGCACGGCGGTGCGCCGGCCCAGCCGGGGCGTAAAGCAGGCGGGTTTTCTGGTGCTCTGGAAAACGGCTATGCCCTCCGTGCTCATTGAGGCGGGCTTCCTCACCAACCCCGGCGAGGAGCGGTATCTGAACGATAAATCAGGACAGTCGTATATGGCCTCAGGTGTTTACCGGGCCTTCAAAGAATACAAACAGGAGTTGGAGGCCACCACCGCCGATTAA
- a CDS encoding putative LPS assembly protein LptD, producing MTKSVPRPTQVALDTVRTATTADSLRLSAAPKGDIETTVHYVAKDSIRFDVQERVAHLYNKAKIDYGTLSLEAARISIDYNKNLLTAEGAPDSTGKIKDRPIFKDKDQTYQAGRIAYNFKTRKGKIAEAVTQQGEGYVHAEVVKKNDLNEIFGRNGSYTTCNLEHPHFYINASKMKVIPREKVVTGPFNLVIGDIPTPLGFLFGYFPTPGKKRASGLILPTFGQTTDRGFFLRNGGYYWAASDYVGVRLTGEIYSGAADQFGGWGATADVQYRKRYSYTGSFNASFSQRPESQILRSSSVSLDQPYVRPPSPRTFWISWNHSPQARPGGGQFRASVSLGSQAYNVLNSFDTQRYLSSTYQSNIGYSKVIRNSPFNYSIQASQSQNTGTGEMNVTLPDFTLGVARQYPYEWFGLAPRGRFYEQFSLSYDLQGQNRLTNVEQARQLTVDGTSIPLIGGTNQGRRIPVNLSNVGNLFRNAETSVRHNFGISLGSYTVLKHISLSPSVSYGETWYTKRLDYTYDPLARAVRIDTAGFGRVYNFSAGASASTNIYGLYVIKGKKVEAIRHKISPSVSYSHSPDYLSSDILYDRNTDFLDLRDGNGRLLGNQTISRFQGFGAGVPGGRTSNLLSFRLQNQVEMKVKAKKDTTGNTPFEKVSLIDGLDFATTYDFEAPEFKLGLIRGTFRTQIARKLNFQMDGIFDAYQRDSANRRLNEFLFNQNKWRLARITAANLSITYQFNPEQRKSNQKSNLAPNNTPVLGQPQNATPYEEYVDFSIPWTLNSSFSASYFNQPPVLPRAGEKRTSSLTTVTLSVNGTVKLTDKLRFGYSSGYDFRHKEVSYTSLDFYRDLHCWEISGSWIPFGQRQGYNVTIAAKSSLLQDLKLSRNRSFYNR from the coding sequence TTGACAAAGTCCGTGCCGCGGCCCACGCAGGTGGCACTGGATACCGTCCGTACGGCCACCACCGCCGACTCGTTGCGCCTGTCAGCCGCGCCCAAAGGAGATATTGAAACCACCGTCCACTACGTAGCCAAGGATTCTATCCGGTTTGATGTGCAGGAGCGGGTGGCGCATTTGTACAACAAAGCCAAGATTGATTACGGCACCTTGTCCCTGGAAGCCGCCCGTATTTCCATCGACTACAACAAGAACCTGCTCACGGCGGAAGGCGCGCCCGATTCTACCGGCAAAATAAAGGACCGGCCCATTTTCAAAGACAAGGACCAGACCTATCAGGCCGGGCGCATTGCCTACAACTTCAAAACCAGGAAAGGCAAGATTGCCGAGGCCGTAACCCAGCAGGGCGAGGGCTACGTGCACGCCGAGGTGGTCAAAAAAAACGACCTGAACGAAATATTCGGGCGCAACGGCAGCTACACCACCTGCAACCTGGAGCACCCGCACTTCTACATCAATGCCAGCAAGATGAAGGTGATTCCCCGGGAGAAAGTGGTGACGGGGCCCTTTAACCTGGTTATTGGCGACATTCCCACGCCCCTGGGCTTTCTGTTTGGCTACTTTCCCACGCCCGGGAAAAAGCGGGCCTCGGGCCTGATTCTGCCCACCTTTGGCCAAACCACCGACCGGGGCTTTTTCCTGCGTAACGGCGGCTACTACTGGGCCGCCAGTGACTATGTGGGCGTGCGCCTGACGGGGGAAATCTACTCCGGCGCCGCCGACCAGTTTGGCGGCTGGGGCGCCACCGCCGATGTGCAATACCGCAAGCGCTATTCCTACACCGGCTCCTTTAATGCCAGCTTCAGCCAGCGGCCGGAAAGCCAGATTCTGCGCTCCTCGTCCGTTAGCCTGGACCAGCCGTATGTGCGCCCGCCCTCGCCGCGCACCTTCTGGATCAGCTGGAACCACTCGCCGCAGGCGCGCCCAGGCGGCGGGCAGTTTCGGGCCAGCGTGAGCCTGGGTAGCCAGGCCTATAACGTGCTCAACAGCTTTGATACCCAACGCTACCTTTCCTCTACCTACCAGTCCAACATTGGCTATTCCAAGGTGATTCGCAACTCACCCTTCAACTACTCCATTCAGGCCAGCCAAAGCCAGAACACCGGCACCGGCGAAATGAACGTGACGCTGCCCGACTTTACCCTGGGCGTGGCGCGGCAGTACCCCTACGAATGGTTTGGCCTGGCGCCCCGCGGCCGCTTCTACGAGCAGTTCTCCCTGAGCTACGACCTGCAGGGCCAAAACCGCCTGACCAACGTGGAGCAGGCCCGCCAGCTGACGGTAGACGGCACCAGCATCCCGCTGATTGGCGGTACCAACCAGGGTCGCCGCATTCCGGTTAACCTGAGTAATGTAGGCAACCTGTTCCGCAACGCGGAAACCAGCGTGCGCCACAACTTTGGCATTTCCCTGGGCAGCTACACCGTACTCAAGCACATCAGCCTCTCCCCTTCCGTCAGCTATGGGGAAACCTGGTACACCAAGCGCCTCGATTACACTTATGACCCGCTGGCCCGGGCCGTGCGCATTGATACCGCCGGCTTTGGCCGCGTGTATAACTTCTCCGCCGGCGCTTCGGCCTCTACTAATATTTATGGCTTGTATGTCATTAAGGGCAAGAAGGTGGAAGCCATTCGGCACAAAATTTCGCCCTCTGTCAGCTACAGCCATTCCCCCGATTATCTGAGCAGCGACATCCTGTATGATCGGAACACGGATTTCCTGGACCTGCGGGATGGCAATGGTCGGCTCCTGGGTAACCAAACCATCTCCCGGTTTCAGGGCTTTGGCGCGGGCGTGCCCGGCGGCCGAACCTCCAACCTGCTCTCCTTCCGCCTCCAGAACCAGGTGGAAATGAAAGTAAAGGCCAAAAAAGATACTACCGGCAACACCCCGTTTGAGAAAGTTAGCCTGATTGACGGGCTGGACTTTGCTACTACCTACGACTTTGAAGCCCCGGAATTCAAGCTGGGCCTGATCCGGGGTACTTTCCGCACCCAGATTGCCCGCAAGCTGAACTTTCAGATGGATGGTATTTTTGATGCCTACCAGCGCGACAGCGCCAACCGCCGCCTGAATGAATTCCTCTTCAACCAGAACAAATGGCGGCTGGCGCGCATTACGGCCGCCAACCTGTCCATTACCTATCAATTTAATCCCGAGCAGCGGAAATCAAATCAGAAGAGCAACCTGGCCCCCAACAACACCCCCGTGCTGGGCCAGCCGCAAAATGCTACCCCGTACGAGGAGTACGTTGATTTCAGCATTCCCTGGACGCTGAACAGCTCTTTCTCGGCCAGCTACTTCAACCAGCCTCCGGTGCTGCCCCGCGCCGGCGAGAAGCGCACCTCTTCCCTTACTACGGTTACTCTCAGCGTTAACGGCACCGTAAAGCTCACTGATAAGCTCCGCTTTGGCTACAGCAGCGGCTACGATTTCCGCCACAAAGAAGTAAGCTATACCTCCCTGGATTTCTACCGGGATTTGCACTGCTGGGAAATCAGCGGCAGCTGGATTCCGTTTGGGCAGCGCCAGGGCTACAACGTTACTATTGCGGCCAAATCATCGTTGCTGCAGGACCTGAAACTGAGCCGTAACCGCTCTTTCTACAACCGCTAG